A single genomic interval of Odontesthes bonariensis isolate fOdoBon6 chromosome 3, fOdoBon6.hap1, whole genome shotgun sequence harbors:
- the loxl2a gene encoding lysyl oxidase homolog 2A, with the protein MVFIMLHARAACCLLPTLLSMWMLCNAQSDSGNPAIQLRLAGETRKHYEGRVEVFYNGEWGTVCDDDFSISAAQVVCRELGFLDAESWLPSAKFGRGEGRIWLDNVHCTGGEKSLAQCQSNGFGVSDCKHSEDVGVVCTQKRISGFKFIRNQANSNEGLSVQVEDVRIRATYSQRKRIPITEGFVEVKDGGKWRQICNEEWTEMNSRVICGMYGFPGEKRFNVRPYKLLAKRRKKNYWGFSANCTGNEADLSDCKLGREIELKGNGTCGKGMPVVVSCVAGRAFASSASTGFSKAYRVEQPLVRLRGGAMIGEGRVEVLKNGEWGTVCDDNWNIRAATVVCRELGFGSAKEALTGARMGQGIGPVHMNEVQCSGFEKSLTECYFNRESVDCSHEEDAAVKCNVPAMGFNSRLRLYGGRNPYEGRVEVLAERNGSLVWGTVCSDTWGTIEAMVVCRQLGLGFASHAFQETWYWQGDSSADIVVMSGVRCSGTELTLGQCLHHGKHVICPKGGGRFAAGVSCTQTAPDLVLNAPVVEQTTYLEDRPMYALQCAHEEHCLSTSAEKADSGSYRRLLRFSSQIHNNGLTDFRPRAAHHSWIWHECHRHYHSMEVFTHYDLLSLNGTKVAEGHKASFCLEDTSCDEGIQKRYECANFGSQGITVGCWDTYRHDIDCQWIDITDVKPGDYIFQVVINPNYEVAESDYSNNVMKCRSRYDGHRIWMYNCHIGGTLSSDTVETFPGLLNNQLSHR; encoded by the exons ATGGTCTTCATCATGTTGCACGCACGTGCCGCCTGCTGTCTCTTGCCCACCTTGCTGAGCATGTGGATGTTGTGCAATGCTCAGTCAGACTCTGGCAACCCTGCAATCCAGCTACGTCTAGCGGGGGAGACGAGAAAACACTACGAGGGCCGGGTGGAAGTTTTCTACAACGGAGAATGGGGGACAGTGTGCGATGATGACTTCTCCATCTCTGCCGCCCAAGTGGTCTGCAGAGAGCTTGGCTTCCTGGATGCCGAGTCCTGGTTGCCCTCAGCCAAGTTTGGAAGAGGGGAAG GTCGTATCTGGCTGGACAACGTGCACTGCACAGGTGGTGAGAAGAGCCTGGCTCAGTGTCAGTCCAACGGTTTTGGAGTATCTGACTGCAAACATTCAGAAGATGTCGGGGTGGTGTGCACCCAGAAGCGCATTTCAGGCTTCAAGTTCATCCGGAACCAGGCCAACAGCAATGAG GGTCTGTCGGTGCAGGTGGAGGATGTGAGGATCAGAGCCACATACTCTCAGAGAAAAAGGATTCCCATCACCGAGGGCTTTGTGGAGGTGAAAGACGGAGGCAAGTGGAGGCAGATCTGTAACGAGGAGTGGACAGAGATGAACAGCAGGGTCATCTGTGGCATGTATGGCTTCCCCGGGGAGAAACGCTTCAATGTCCGACCCTACAA ACTGCTGGCGAAGCGTCGTAAGAAGAACTACTGGGGTTTCTCTGCCAACTGCACAGGCAACGAGGCCGACCTTTCTGATTGCAAACTGGGCCGAGAGATAGAGCTGAAGGGCAACGGCACGTGTGGGAAGGGCATGCCTGTAGTAGTCAGCTGTGTGGCGGGACGGGCCTTTGCTTCGAGCGCCAGCACCGGTTTCAGCAAGGCCTACAGGGTGGAG CAACCCTTGGTCCGTCTGAGAGGCGGAGCCATGATAGGCGAGGGGCGTGTGGAGGTGCTGAAGAATGGCGAGTGGGGAACAGTTTGTGACGACAACTGGAACATCAGAGCAGCCACCGTGGTGTGTCGAGAGCTGGGGTTCGGCAGCGCTAAAGAGGCCCTGACTGGTGCCAGAATGGGACAAG GGATCGGGCCGGTTCACATGAATGAGGTGCAGTGCTCTGGCTTCGAAAAGTCTCTGACCGAGTGCTACTTTAACCGCGAGTCGGTGGACTGCAGCCACGAGGAAGATGCTGCCGTCAAGTGTAACGTTCCTGCCATGGGCTTCAACAGTAGA CTTCGGTTATATGGCGGCCGAAACCCCTACGAGGGCCGTGTAGAGGTCCTGGCGGAGAGGAACGGCTCGCTGGTGTGGGGCACGGTGTGCAGTGATACCTGGGGAACCATAGAGGCCATGGTGGTGTGCAGACAGCTGGGCTTAGGCTTTGCCAGCCATGCTTTCCAG GAGACATGGTACTGGCAAGGAGATTCATCAGCTGATATTGTGGTGATGAGTGGGGTGAGGTGTTCAGGAACTGAGCTGACCCTGGGTCAGTGTCTGCATCATGGCAAACATGTCATCTGTCCAAAAGGAGGCGGCCGCTTTGCTGCTGGGGTTTCTTGTACTCAGA CGGCCCCAGACCTCGTCCTGAATGCTCCGGTTGTGGAGCAGACCACCTACCTGGAGGACAGGCCCATGTATGCGCTGCAGTGCGCTCACGAAGAGCATTGCCTGTCCACCAGTGCTGAAAAAGCAGATTCCGGTTCCTACCGCCGCCTTCTCCGCTTCTCCTCCCAGATCCATAACAACGGCCTGACAGACTTCAGACCGCGGGCGGCTCATCACTCCTGGATCTGGCATGAGTGTCACAG GCATTACCACAGTATGGAAGTTTTCACCCACTATGACTTGCTGAGTCTAAACGGCACTAAAGTGGCAGAGGGACACAAAGCCAGCTTCTGTCTGGAGGACACCAGTTGTGACGAGG GTATTCAGAAGAGGTACGAATGTGCAAACTTTGGATCGCAGGGCATCACAGTTGGCTGCTGGGATACTTACAGACATGACATAGACTGCCAATGGATTGACATCACAGATGTGAAGCCCGGTGACTACATCTTCCAG GTCGTGATTAACCCAAACTATGAGGTGGCAGAATCAGATTACAGCAACAACGTTATGAAGTGTCGCTCCCGGTATGATGGACATCGGATATGGATGTACAACTGTCACATAG GCGGCACACTCAGTTCAGACACCGTGGAGACATTTCCTGGATTACTGAACAACCAGCTTTCACACAGGTAG
- the tacc1 gene encoding transforming acidic coiled-coil-containing protein 1 isoform X2 → MGGTQSQKKGSRRTSSRNYTSKNTSDSEGHFGTPEAATPVRTPLTVPGELENNNTDADKTDLEQEENLIVTAPVRDQDFLLSHTMGQDEPVVPMGGTLEINVQNLEEEQAKHPPEVLDSVPAPDSSSLKEVAKCLASFSESSEDTYLNHVQDQIPHLAPAPSPPPSLEPDSIQSSEPAAFSASEHPEEKAFAEPEAQRIDLPNHAEPTKKMKTSKSKPPSLKMEAMLTELEEQELSIPKTTYNFDPDQLDDSFNPFTRGGPKIQNSPPPCGPSSLPRPETVGSSLPVCEASSAAQANSEMSSSEVKPVLLEFGLDGGMVCKPPPKKLGGKKTISKLAAKRQKPKGSDASCKPAPEPPVSEAYSQPVIETVAEVLPQSTSEPVSEPIEKDSSAPLNLDDIPIPKTGTYNFDPSQWDDPSFNPFGSNNKMSSSDVLPKGSYSFDPDSFDDSADPFKPSKSLSTEDSSCSTSQPETKVKDGVKQKARQAPAEKKVRQIPKKSKEKIITNSCKVQKYDESQSLVLDVCNQDEEEVVVQTPEITQRVHHATDEEKLASTCIMGQTTTDSQEEREELECNKAPVKKQPSVIDVAEIKTKDHLGEKDTFSLKEDAREVSMQQIAKMSSIETPNTAALSQDGIPLSEMDKAGVLTLIREEIISKEIEVNEWKRKYEESRAEVMEMRKIVAEYEKTVAQMIEDEQQRKSLSCSKSVRQLTLERDQAIVDLNSVERSFADLFRRYENMKEVLEGFKKNEEVLKKCAQDYLMRIKQEEQRYQTLKVHAEEKLDKANEEIVQVRAKSNAESVAQNASLRKEQMKVESLERAVLQKNQEIEELTKICDELIAKLGPE, encoded by the exons TTCTGACTCAGAGGGTCATTTCGGAACTCCTGAAGCAGCTACTCCAGTCCGCACCCCTCTGACCGTCCCGGGAGAGCTGGAGAACAACAACACTGATGCAGACAAAACAG ACTTGGAGCAGGAGGAGAACCTGATAGTGACGGCTCCTGTCAGGGATCAGGATTTTTTGCTAAGCCACACCATGGGTCAGGATGAGCCTGTAGTCCCCATGGGTGGCACGCTTGAAATAAATGTCCAGAATCTAGAAGAAGAACAAGCAAAACACCCTCCAGAAGTCTTAGACTCTGTACCGGCTCCTGATTCATCCTCCCTGAAAGAAGTAGCTAAATGCCTGGCTTCATTTTCTGAGTCATCCGAAGACACATACCTTAACCATGTCCAGGATCAAATCCCACATTTAGCTCCAGCTCCAAGTCCTCCTCCTTCGCTAGAACCAGACTCAATACAGAGCAGTGAACCTGCAGCCTTCTCTGCCTCAGAGCACCCTGAAGAGAAAGCTTTTGCTGAACCAGAAGCACAACGAATTGACCTCCCCAACCATGCAGAGCCAACTAAAAAGATGAAAACCAGCAAGTCTAAGCCTCCATCTCTAAAAATGGAGGCCATGCTCACTGAGCTTGAGGAACAAGAACTTTCTATTCCCAAGACTACATATAACTTTGACCCCGACCAGCTAGATGATAGCTTTAACCCCTTCACCAGGGGAGGACCCAAAATCCAGAACTCTCCCCCACCATGCGGCCCAAGCTCTCTCCCCAGGCCTGAGACAGTCGGCAGCTCATTGCCTGTTTGTGAGGCCAGCTCAGCAGCACAAGCTAACTCAGAAATGTCCTCATCAGAGGTGAAGCCTGTGCTGTTAGAGTTTGGTCTGGACGGGGGAATGGTCTGTAAGCCCCCTCCAAAGAAATTAGGGGGGAAAAAGACAATCAGCAAACTTGCTGCTAAGAGGCAGAAGCCCAAGGGATCAGATGCCTCCTGCAAACCTGCACCAGAACCCCCAGTGTCAGAGGCATACTCTCAGCCAGTGATAGAAACAGTAGCAGAAGTGCTCCCTCAGTCTACATCAGAACCAGTTTCAGAACCGATAGAAAAAGACTCTTCTGCACCTCTGAACCTGGACGATATACCTATTCCTAAGACTGGAACCTACAACTTTGATCCCAGTCAGTGGGACGACCCAAGCTTCAATCCATTTGGTAGCAATAACAAGATGAGCAGCTCTGATGTGCTCCCCAAGGGCTCTTACAGCTTCGACCCAGACAGTTTTGATGATTCTGCAGATCCTTTTAAACCTTCTAAATCCTTGAGCACCGAGGATTCGTCCTGCAGCACCTCTCAGCCAGAGACAAAAGTAAAAGACGGAGTCAAACAGAAAGCACGACAGGCACCTGCGGAGAAGAAAGTTAGGCAGATTCCAAAGAAGAGCAAAGAGAAGATAATCAC GAATTCCTGTAAAGTACAGAAATATGATGAAAGTCAATCCTTGGTCCTGGATGTGTGCAATCAG gatgaggaggaggtggtggttcAGACCCCAGAGATAACTCAAAGAGTTCACCACGCCACAGATGAGGAGAAACTAGCCTCCACTTGCATTATGGGTCAGACAACAACAGACAGCCAGGAGGAGAGAGAAGAGCTAGAATGTAATAAAGCACCTGTAAAAAAGCAGCCATCTGTCATAGACG TTGCTGAGATCAAGACTAAAGATCACCTGGGGGAGAAGGACACCTTCAGTCTGAAAGAAGATGCA AGGGAGGTATCCATGCAGCAAATAGCAAAAATGAGCAGCATTGAGACCCCCAATACAGCAGCCCTGTCACAGGACGGCATCCCTCTGAGTGAGATGGACAAGGCTGGAGTATTAACCCTCATAAGAGAGGAG attATCTCTAAAGAGATTGAGGTCAATGAATGGAAGAGGAAATACGAGGAGAGCAGAGCGGAGGTTATGGAGATGAG GAAAATAGTTGCAGAGTATGAAAAAACAGTTGCACAGATGATAG AGGATGAGCAGCAGAGGAAGAGCCTCTCCTGTAGTAAGTCGGTCAGGCAGCTGACTTTGGAGAGAGATCAGGCCATTGTTGACCTCAACTCAGTGGAGCGCTCTTTTGCTGATCTCTTCAGGAGGTATGAGAACATGAAGGAAGTCTTGGAGGGCTTCAAGAAG AATGAGGAGGTGCTGAAGAAGTGTGCACAAGACTACCTGATGCGCATCAAGCAGGAAGAGCAGCGATATCAAACCCTCAAAGTCCACGCTGAGGAGAAACTGGACAA GGCTAATGAGGAGATAGTCCAGGTCCGTGCCAAATCCAACGCGGAGAGTGTCGCGCAAAATGCAAGTCTTAGAAAGGAGCAGATGAAGGTCGAGTCACTTGAAAGAGCTGTCCTTCAAAAG AATCAAGAGATCGAGGAGCTCACCAAGATCTGTGATGAACTGATCGCCAAACTGGGACCCGAATAA
- the tacc1 gene encoding transforming acidic coiled-coil-containing protein 1 isoform X3 → MGQDEPVVPMGGTLEINVQNLEEEQAKHPPEVLDSVPAPDSSSLKEVAKCLASFSESSEDTYLNHVQDQIPHLAPAPSPPPSLEPDSIQSSEPAAFSASEHPEEKAFAEPEAQRIDLPNHAEPTKKMKTSKSKPPSLKMEAMLTELEEQELSIPKTTYNFDPDQLDDSFNPFTRGGPKIQNSPPPCGPSSLPRPETVGSSLPVCEASSAAQANSEMSSSEVKPVLLEFGLDGGMVCKPPPKKLGGKKTISKLAAKRQKPKGSDASCKPAPEPPVSEAYSQPVIETVAEVLPQSTSEPVSEPIEKDSSAPLNLDDIPIPKTGTYNFDPSQWDDPSFNPFGSNNKMSSSDVLPKGSYSFDPDSFDDSADPFKPSKSLSTEDSSCSTSQPETKVKDGVKQKARQAPAEKKVRQIPKKSKEKIITNSCKVQKYDESQSLVLDVCNQDEEEVVVQTPEITQRVHHATDEEKLASTCIMGQTTTDSQEEREELECNKAPVKKQPSVIDVAEIKTKDHLGEKDTFSLKEDAREVSMQQIAKMSSIETPNTAALSQDGIPLSEMDKAGVLTLIREEIISKEIEVNEWKRKYEESRAEVMEMRKIVAEYEKTVAQMIEDEQQRKSLSCSKSVRQLTLERDQAIVDLNSVERSFADLFRRYENMKEVLEGFKKNEEVLKKCAQDYLMRIKQEEQRYQTLKVHAEEKLDKANEEIVQVRAKSNAESVAQNASLRKEQMKVESLERAVLQKNQEIEELTKICDELIAKLGPE, encoded by the exons ATGGGTCAGGATGAGCCTGTAGTCCCCATGGGTGGCACGCTTGAAATAAATGTCCAGAATCTAGAAGAAGAACAAGCAAAACACCCTCCAGAAGTCTTAGACTCTGTACCGGCTCCTGATTCATCCTCCCTGAAAGAAGTAGCTAAATGCCTGGCTTCATTTTCTGAGTCATCCGAAGACACATACCTTAACCATGTCCAGGATCAAATCCCACATTTAGCTCCAGCTCCAAGTCCTCCTCCTTCGCTAGAACCAGACTCAATACAGAGCAGTGAACCTGCAGCCTTCTCTGCCTCAGAGCACCCTGAAGAGAAAGCTTTTGCTGAACCAGAAGCACAACGAATTGACCTCCCCAACCATGCAGAGCCAACTAAAAAGATGAAAACCAGCAAGTCTAAGCCTCCATCTCTAAAAATGGAGGCCATGCTCACTGAGCTTGAGGAACAAGAACTTTCTATTCCCAAGACTACATATAACTTTGACCCCGACCAGCTAGATGATAGCTTTAACCCCTTCACCAGGGGAGGACCCAAAATCCAGAACTCTCCCCCACCATGCGGCCCAAGCTCTCTCCCCAGGCCTGAGACAGTCGGCAGCTCATTGCCTGTTTGTGAGGCCAGCTCAGCAGCACAAGCTAACTCAGAAATGTCCTCATCAGAGGTGAAGCCTGTGCTGTTAGAGTTTGGTCTGGACGGGGGAATGGTCTGTAAGCCCCCTCCAAAGAAATTAGGGGGGAAAAAGACAATCAGCAAACTTGCTGCTAAGAGGCAGAAGCCCAAGGGATCAGATGCCTCCTGCAAACCTGCACCAGAACCCCCAGTGTCAGAGGCATACTCTCAGCCAGTGATAGAAACAGTAGCAGAAGTGCTCCCTCAGTCTACATCAGAACCAGTTTCAGAACCGATAGAAAAAGACTCTTCTGCACCTCTGAACCTGGACGATATACCTATTCCTAAGACTGGAACCTACAACTTTGATCCCAGTCAGTGGGACGACCCAAGCTTCAATCCATTTGGTAGCAATAACAAGATGAGCAGCTCTGATGTGCTCCCCAAGGGCTCTTACAGCTTCGACCCAGACAGTTTTGATGATTCTGCAGATCCTTTTAAACCTTCTAAATCCTTGAGCACCGAGGATTCGTCCTGCAGCACCTCTCAGCCAGAGACAAAAGTAAAAGACGGAGTCAAACAGAAAGCACGACAGGCACCTGCGGAGAAGAAAGTTAGGCAGATTCCAAAGAAGAGCAAAGAGAAGATAATCAC GAATTCCTGTAAAGTACAGAAATATGATGAAAGTCAATCCTTGGTCCTGGATGTGTGCAATCAG gatgaggaggaggtggtggttcAGACCCCAGAGATAACTCAAAGAGTTCACCACGCCACAGATGAGGAGAAACTAGCCTCCACTTGCATTATGGGTCAGACAACAACAGACAGCCAGGAGGAGAGAGAAGAGCTAGAATGTAATAAAGCACCTGTAAAAAAGCAGCCATCTGTCATAGACG TTGCTGAGATCAAGACTAAAGATCACCTGGGGGAGAAGGACACCTTCAGTCTGAAAGAAGATGCA AGGGAGGTATCCATGCAGCAAATAGCAAAAATGAGCAGCATTGAGACCCCCAATACAGCAGCCCTGTCACAGGACGGCATCCCTCTGAGTGAGATGGACAAGGCTGGAGTATTAACCCTCATAAGAGAGGAG attATCTCTAAAGAGATTGAGGTCAATGAATGGAAGAGGAAATACGAGGAGAGCAGAGCGGAGGTTATGGAGATGAG GAAAATAGTTGCAGAGTATGAAAAAACAGTTGCACAGATGATAG AGGATGAGCAGCAGAGGAAGAGCCTCTCCTGTAGTAAGTCGGTCAGGCAGCTGACTTTGGAGAGAGATCAGGCCATTGTTGACCTCAACTCAGTGGAGCGCTCTTTTGCTGATCTCTTCAGGAGGTATGAGAACATGAAGGAAGTCTTGGAGGGCTTCAAGAAG AATGAGGAGGTGCTGAAGAAGTGTGCACAAGACTACCTGATGCGCATCAAGCAGGAAGAGCAGCGATATCAAACCCTCAAAGTCCACGCTGAGGAGAAACTGGACAA GGCTAATGAGGAGATAGTCCAGGTCCGTGCCAAATCCAACGCGGAGAGTGTCGCGCAAAATGCAAGTCTTAGAAAGGAGCAGATGAAGGTCGAGTCACTTGAAAGAGCTGTCCTTCAAAAG AATCAAGAGATCGAGGAGCTCACCAAGATCTGTGATGAACTGATCGCCAAACTGGGACCCGAATAA
- the tacc1 gene encoding transforming acidic coiled-coil-containing protein 1 isoform X1, with protein MSWLSPVSWAKWTWTAVRGGEGEEDEERQDASEEREQYGKAEEEEEEERSQGCSSDSEGHFGTPEAATPVRTPLTVPGELENNNTDADKTDLEQEENLIVTAPVRDQDFLLSHTMGQDEPVVPMGGTLEINVQNLEEEQAKHPPEVLDSVPAPDSSSLKEVAKCLASFSESSEDTYLNHVQDQIPHLAPAPSPPPSLEPDSIQSSEPAAFSASEHPEEKAFAEPEAQRIDLPNHAEPTKKMKTSKSKPPSLKMEAMLTELEEQELSIPKTTYNFDPDQLDDSFNPFTRGGPKIQNSPPPCGPSSLPRPETVGSSLPVCEASSAAQANSEMSSSEVKPVLLEFGLDGGMVCKPPPKKLGGKKTISKLAAKRQKPKGSDASCKPAPEPPVSEAYSQPVIETVAEVLPQSTSEPVSEPIEKDSSAPLNLDDIPIPKTGTYNFDPSQWDDPSFNPFGSNNKMSSSDVLPKGSYSFDPDSFDDSADPFKPSKSLSTEDSSCSTSQPETKVKDGVKQKARQAPAEKKVRQIPKKSKEKIITNSCKVQKYDESQSLVLDVCNQDEEEVVVQTPEITQRVHHATDEEKLASTCIMGQTTTDSQEEREELECNKAPVKKQPSVIDVAEIKTKDHLGEKDTFSLKEDAREVSMQQIAKMSSIETPNTAALSQDGIPLSEMDKAGVLTLIREEIISKEIEVNEWKRKYEESRAEVMEMRKIVAEYEKTVAQMIEDEQQRKSLSCSKSVRQLTLERDQAIVDLNSVERSFADLFRRYENMKEVLEGFKKNEEVLKKCAQDYLMRIKQEEQRYQTLKVHAEEKLDKANEEIVQVRAKSNAESVAQNASLRKEQMKVESLERAVLQKNQEIEELTKICDELIAKLGPE; from the exons ATGTCTTGGCTGTCACCAGTGTCATGGGCCAAATGGACATGGACGGCGGTACGggggggagagggagaggaggatgaAGAACGGCAGGATGCCAGCGAGGAAAGGGAGCAGTATggaaaggcagaggaggaagaggaggaggagagatcTCAAGGCTGCAG TTCTGACTCAGAGGGTCATTTCGGAACTCCTGAAGCAGCTACTCCAGTCCGCACCCCTCTGACCGTCCCGGGAGAGCTGGAGAACAACAACACTGATGCAGACAAAACAG ACTTGGAGCAGGAGGAGAACCTGATAGTGACGGCTCCTGTCAGGGATCAGGATTTTTTGCTAAGCCACACCATGGGTCAGGATGAGCCTGTAGTCCCCATGGGTGGCACGCTTGAAATAAATGTCCAGAATCTAGAAGAAGAACAAGCAAAACACCCTCCAGAAGTCTTAGACTCTGTACCGGCTCCTGATTCATCCTCCCTGAAAGAAGTAGCTAAATGCCTGGCTTCATTTTCTGAGTCATCCGAAGACACATACCTTAACCATGTCCAGGATCAAATCCCACATTTAGCTCCAGCTCCAAGTCCTCCTCCTTCGCTAGAACCAGACTCAATACAGAGCAGTGAACCTGCAGCCTTCTCTGCCTCAGAGCACCCTGAAGAGAAAGCTTTTGCTGAACCAGAAGCACAACGAATTGACCTCCCCAACCATGCAGAGCCAACTAAAAAGATGAAAACCAGCAAGTCTAAGCCTCCATCTCTAAAAATGGAGGCCATGCTCACTGAGCTTGAGGAACAAGAACTTTCTATTCCCAAGACTACATATAACTTTGACCCCGACCAGCTAGATGATAGCTTTAACCCCTTCACCAGGGGAGGACCCAAAATCCAGAACTCTCCCCCACCATGCGGCCCAAGCTCTCTCCCCAGGCCTGAGACAGTCGGCAGCTCATTGCCTGTTTGTGAGGCCAGCTCAGCAGCACAAGCTAACTCAGAAATGTCCTCATCAGAGGTGAAGCCTGTGCTGTTAGAGTTTGGTCTGGACGGGGGAATGGTCTGTAAGCCCCCTCCAAAGAAATTAGGGGGGAAAAAGACAATCAGCAAACTTGCTGCTAAGAGGCAGAAGCCCAAGGGATCAGATGCCTCCTGCAAACCTGCACCAGAACCCCCAGTGTCAGAGGCATACTCTCAGCCAGTGATAGAAACAGTAGCAGAAGTGCTCCCTCAGTCTACATCAGAACCAGTTTCAGAACCGATAGAAAAAGACTCTTCTGCACCTCTGAACCTGGACGATATACCTATTCCTAAGACTGGAACCTACAACTTTGATCCCAGTCAGTGGGACGACCCAAGCTTCAATCCATTTGGTAGCAATAACAAGATGAGCAGCTCTGATGTGCTCCCCAAGGGCTCTTACAGCTTCGACCCAGACAGTTTTGATGATTCTGCAGATCCTTTTAAACCTTCTAAATCCTTGAGCACCGAGGATTCGTCCTGCAGCACCTCTCAGCCAGAGACAAAAGTAAAAGACGGAGTCAAACAGAAAGCACGACAGGCACCTGCGGAGAAGAAAGTTAGGCAGATTCCAAAGAAGAGCAAAGAGAAGATAATCAC GAATTCCTGTAAAGTACAGAAATATGATGAAAGTCAATCCTTGGTCCTGGATGTGTGCAATCAG gatgaggaggaggtggtggttcAGACCCCAGAGATAACTCAAAGAGTTCACCACGCCACAGATGAGGAGAAACTAGCCTCCACTTGCATTATGGGTCAGACAACAACAGACAGCCAGGAGGAGAGAGAAGAGCTAGAATGTAATAAAGCACCTGTAAAAAAGCAGCCATCTGTCATAGACG TTGCTGAGATCAAGACTAAAGATCACCTGGGGGAGAAGGACACCTTCAGTCTGAAAGAAGATGCA AGGGAGGTATCCATGCAGCAAATAGCAAAAATGAGCAGCATTGAGACCCCCAATACAGCAGCCCTGTCACAGGACGGCATCCCTCTGAGTGAGATGGACAAGGCTGGAGTATTAACCCTCATAAGAGAGGAG attATCTCTAAAGAGATTGAGGTCAATGAATGGAAGAGGAAATACGAGGAGAGCAGAGCGGAGGTTATGGAGATGAG GAAAATAGTTGCAGAGTATGAAAAAACAGTTGCACAGATGATAG AGGATGAGCAGCAGAGGAAGAGCCTCTCCTGTAGTAAGTCGGTCAGGCAGCTGACTTTGGAGAGAGATCAGGCCATTGTTGACCTCAACTCAGTGGAGCGCTCTTTTGCTGATCTCTTCAGGAGGTATGAGAACATGAAGGAAGTCTTGGAGGGCTTCAAGAAG AATGAGGAGGTGCTGAAGAAGTGTGCACAAGACTACCTGATGCGCATCAAGCAGGAAGAGCAGCGATATCAAACCCTCAAAGTCCACGCTGAGGAGAAACTGGACAA GGCTAATGAGGAGATAGTCCAGGTCCGTGCCAAATCCAACGCGGAGAGTGTCGCGCAAAATGCAAGTCTTAGAAAGGAGCAGATGAAGGTCGAGTCACTTGAAAGAGCTGTCCTTCAAAAG AATCAAGAGATCGAGGAGCTCACCAAGATCTGTGATGAACTGATCGCCAAACTGGGACCCGAATAA